From a region of the Lactuca sativa cultivar Salinas chromosome 4, Lsat_Salinas_v11, whole genome shotgun sequence genome:
- the LOC111911423 gene encoding cytochrome P450 82A4-like: MYRNMYTFKARLNAKGYTQTQGIDYEETFSLVSKIKSVRILHSITAFHDYETVLAAGLDTTSATLTWALCLLLNNPRILEIAQYELDEHVGRKREVEESDLKNLVYLNTIVKETLRLYPPGPLILHHESMEDCITCGYKIPKGTRLLTNLWKIQHDPTKWPDPEEFQPERFLTSHKHVDVKGSNYELLPFGSGRRVCHTILFALRPLHITLATLIQQFVLKKPSNEPIDMSKSAGVTISKAIPLEVLLALYLSLDIYLVVA, translated from the exons ATGTATAGGAATATGTACACGTTCAAGGCTAGGTTGAATGCAAAGGGTTATACTCAAACtcaagggattgattatgaggaaaccttttcACTAGTATCCAAGATCAAGTCTGTTAGGATATTACATTCCATAACagcctttcatgattatgaa ACTGTTTTAGCTGCGGGATTGGACACAACATCTGCAACGTTAACATGGGCTTTATGTTTGTTGCTCAACAACCCAAGAATATTAGAAATTGCCCAATATGAATTGGATGAGCATGTTGGAAGGAAGAGAGAAGTAGAGGAGTCGGACTTGAAGAACCTTGTTTACCTTAACACAATCGTTAAAGAAACACTGCGTTTATACCCGCCTGGACCTCTAATCCTTCATCATGAGTCCATGGAGGATTGCATTACTTGTGGATACAAAATCCCTAAAGGCACACGTTTATTGACTAATCTTTGGAAAATTCAACATGATCCTACTAAATGGCCAGATCCTGAAGAATTTCAGCCAGAAAGATTCTTGACAAGTCATAAACATGTTGATGTCAAGGGAAGCAATTATGAATTGCTTCCTTTCGGTAGTGGCAGAAGAGTATGCCATACTATTCTGTTTGCTCTTCGGCCCTTGCATATAACTTTAGCTACTTTAATACAACAATTTGTTCTTAAAAAGCCATCGAATGAACCCATTGATATGAGCAAAAGCGCGGGAGTGACTATCAGCAAAGCAATCCCACTTGAGGTCCTTCTCGCCCTCTATTTATCCCTTGATATTTACCTTGTTGTTGCATGA